One region of Papaver somniferum cultivar HN1 unplaced genomic scaffold, ASM357369v1 unplaced-scaffold_131, whole genome shotgun sequence genomic DNA includes:
- the LOC113332352 gene encoding F-box protein At5g49610-like, whose product MNSSDSEKGFFPEEVILQILARLPIKSLYKCKSVCKNWYRIPSQNYFITLYNDISSKNPMILVEVIKSFYVKSSYICVDRFKGVGEFSLDFIKSDRVKVRASCNGLLCCASIPNKGVYYVCNPMTKEYKLLPKTRERPMTRFHPDDEATLVGLGVDMVKGKFNVVLAGFYRPFGRRPLDSFVCLVYDSEMNCWKRSVTSLNEEFTHMNKNQVVFVNGYLHWLTYNCMYVLVFDIENDVWRKILLPKEVVNGCGHRVHLLELDGFLSMVQISDSWMTIWVLKDYAEEEWYETDKVSLRCIKGLVPSVFPISQTSEFVLLATQRQVLVYHRKSRLWKEMYSAKNSSTYPLWFSAHAFKSTIFSCRDGAVDNSP is encoded by the coding sequence atGAATTCATCAGATTCAGAAAAAGGGTTTTTCCCAGAAGAAGTTATACTTCAAAtccttgcaagattaccaatcaAATCACTATACAAATGTAAATCAGTTTGTAAAAATTGGTACAGGATACCTTCACAGAATTACTTTATTACCCTTTACAATGATATCTCCTCAAAGAATCCAATGATACTAGTTGAAGTCATCAAATCATTTTATGTCAAATCTAGTTATATATGTGTTGATAGATTTAAAGGTGTTGGTGAATTTTCTTTGGATTTTATTAAGAGTGACAGGGTTAAAGTCAGAGCATCATGTAATGGTTTGTTATGTTGTGCTAGTATTCCTAATAAGGGGGTTTACTATGTTTGCAATCCAATGACTAAAGAATATAAGTTGTTGCCGAAGACTCGAGAGAGGCCTATGACTAGGTTTCATCCTGATGATGAAGCTACATTAGTTGGTTTGGGTGTGGATATGGTTAAAGGGAAGTTTAATGTTGTTTTAGCAGGGTTTTACCGTCCGTTTGGTAGGAGACCGCTTGATTCATTTGTTTGCTTGGTGTATGATTCTGAGATGAATTGTTGGAAAAGATCGGTTACGTCGTTGAatgaggaatttacacatatGAACAAGAATCAAGTTGTGTTTGTGAATGGGTATTTGCATTGGTTGACGTATAATTGTATGTATGTACTTGTGTTTGATATTGAAAATGATGTTTGGAGGAAGATTTTGTTGCCGAAAGAAGTAGTGAATGGGTGTGGACATAGAGTTCATTTGTTGGAGTTGGATGGGTTTTTGTCAATGGTTCAGATCTCCGATTCCTGGATGACAATTTGGGTGTTGAAAGATTATGCAGAAGAAGAATGGTATGAGACGGATAAAGTGAGTCTCAGGTGTATCAAAGGACTTGTACCGAGTGTTTTTCCAATTAGTCAGACCAGTGAATTTGTATTATTGGCAACTCAAAGACAGGTATTGGTCTATCATCGAAAGAGTCGATTGTGGAAGGAAATGTATTCTGCGAAGAACAGTTCGACTTATCCATTATGGTTCTCGGCCCATGCTTTCAAAAGCACTATCTTCTCTTGTCGTGATGGTGCTGTGGACAACTCTCCTTAA